In Diachasmimorpha longicaudata isolate KC_UGA_2023 chromosome 7, iyDiaLong2, whole genome shotgun sequence, the following proteins share a genomic window:
- the LOC135164202 gene encoding testis-expressed protein 2 codes for MAKQSPGKMTLGMMKGKPITTSVPVIRYHASDDELEELYPSTDDDKPASEKTTPNSSPFKTAKLKSDSNNDSSEDILDKRSSSLDFSEGTPPSDPWKMLSDIRGKITKTFEEKLSEIKSEKKDKGKGRSRENSSVSDPEDLGDITPTEDAVSDNPVAESSPCVKRRGHSSRFRFSSIKTGLKTNNREDSVESGVEAAEIVEIDTVTFSEASSDQATTRVATARMVKELSPSICATKSQNESVKKPHVIFNELKTSILYRAVLLPLILLTFYVIPLPQYIMGLLAGIFIAVSVQRIIAKVAEVLQMPVKKENEIESLISVLEIPAVEEHAVVERFEGWLNELPRDYDPENYHVARTNAVYFKLEGETLRIMETRTRIPKRAVWNETQPTARYTRKRVYSLVGATVELLPEGLTRRRRWSKKYPICITFSPAGIGESVVMETPSDDEIQDSEKEKERVIVEEDETDEDVSLSKDAKDVFEDCQDEEDEARFKVFVFGRTDRQKEDWYRRLVSVAKAANKRNSIPSTKELTISSSSSSLSQTNGEGKNFTLNNIDAPPELNYNSYMSKYTDIQSTPTDSNIAPKDNDILWLNALFGRILFDMHKCPDMINVIQDKIQRKLSNIKLPYFMESLMISELVIGQGAPFIHKASKPTIDARGLWIDLDISYDCGVTMTVETKINLMKLTKAGSVSNNSNDSGGNDKPTPARSPMFDSDVEDSPETSTEDEESIPVPAASRESTPTQSSGRKFLSMVDKLAANKYFQHAAELSYVRRAMEGVSNTEIRLMVSVSSIEGCLSINIPPPPSDRLWYGFKPIPKINLDARPAVGERAVNIGYVTNWIKTKLLKEFDKVVVLPNMDDLVIPLCPNFPYVR; via the exons ATGGCTAAGCAGAGCCCGGGGAAAATGACTTTGGGGATGATGAAag gTAAACCAATTACCACATCTGTCCCTGTAATTCGTTACCACGCGAGTGATGATGAGCTGGAGGAACTCTATCCCAGTACAGACGATGACAAACCAGCCTCCGAGAAGACAACACCGAACTCCAGTCCCTTCAAGACTGCTAAATTAAAATCCGACAGTAATAACGATAGCAGTGAGGATATCTTAGATAAACGTTCCTCCAGTCTCGATTTTTCCGAAGGGACACCCCCGTCAGATCCCTGGAAAATGTTGTCAGACATTCGTGGAAAAATCACAAAGACCTTTGAGGAAAAGCTCTCGGAGATaaaaagtgagaaaaaagATAAGggaaaagggagaagcagagaaaattCCAGCGTCAGTGATCCCGAAGATTTGGGGGATATTACCCCCACTGAGGATGCCGTTTCCGATAATCCAGTGGCAGAATCCTCTCCGTGTGTAAAGAGACGAGGTCACTCCTCGAGATTTCGATTTTCTTCAATAAAAACGGGATTAAAAACGAACAACCGTGAGGACAGTGTTGAAAGTGGTGTTGAGGCAGCTGAAATTGTAGAAATCGACACAGTGACCTTCTCCGAGGCATCGAGTGACCAAGCAACCACTCGAGTGGCCACGGCTAGAATGGTGAAAGAACTGTCCCCAAGTATCTGTGCAACGAAATCCCAAAATGAAAGTGTTAAAAAACCACACgtgattttcaacgaattaaaGACGAGTATATTGTATCGTGCTGTTCTACTACCACTTATCCTCTTAACTTTTTACGTAATCCCATTGCCTCAGTACATAATGGGACTCTTAGCTGGTATTTTCATTGCTGTATCTGTACAGAGGATAATTGCCAAAGTGGCTGAGGTACTGCAGATGCcagtgaaaaaagaaaatgagatTGAGTCACTAATTTCTGTGCTGGAGATTCCGGCAGTTGAGGAGCACGCCGTTGTCGAGAGGTTTGAGGGCTGGCTAAATGAATTACCCCGTGATTACGATCCTGAGAACTACCATGTTGCGAGAACAAATGCAGTTTACTTCAAGCTAGAGGGAGAAACTTTGAGAATCATGGAGACACGGACGAGGATTCCCAAGAGGGCTGTCTGGAATGAGACCCAGCCCACTGCGAGGTACACTAGGAAAAGGGTTTACTCGTTGGTAGGGGCGACTGTGGAATTGCTGCCTGAGGGACTGACCAGGAGGCGAAGGTGGAGTAAAAAGTATCCCATTTGCATCACATTTTCACCTGCAGGGATTGGGGAGAGTGTAGTGATGGAGACACCGTCAGACGACGAAATTCAAGATTCTGAGAAGGAGAAGGAGAGGGTCATTGTTGAAGAGGACGAGACTGACGAGGATGTCTCGTTGTCGAAGGATGCCAAGGACGTCTTCGAGGACTGCCAAGATGAGGAGGACGAGGCTAGGTTCAAGGTCTTTGTTTTTGGGAGGACAGACAGGCAGAAGGAAGATTG GTATAGACGGCTGGTATCGGTCGCTAAAGCAGCTAACAAGCGGAACTCAATACCGTCCACCAAAGAGTTGACGATATCATCGAGCTCTTCGTCGTTGTCGCAGACCAACggggaggggaaaaattttactttgaacaaTATAGATGCCCCACCAGAACTGAATTACAATTCGTACATGTCCAAATATACTGAT ATTCAGTCAACTCCAACGGATTCCAATATAGCACCAAAAGACAACGATATTTTATGGCTCAACGCCCTGTTCGGTCGTATTTTATTCGACATGCACAAATGCCCAGACATGATAAACGTGATCCAGGATAAAATTCAGAGGAAGCTGTCGAACATCAAACTACCATACTTTATGGAGAGTTTAATGATATCAGAATTAGTGATAGGCCAAGGTGCGCCATTTATTCACAAAGCCAGTAAGCCGACTATTGATGCCCGTGGATTATGGATTGACTTGGATATTTCGTATGACTGCGGTGTGACGATGACTGTCGAAACAAAGATTAATCTGATGAAGCTTACAAAGGCGGGGTCTGTATCCAATAATTCCAATGACAGCGGAGGAAATGATAAGCCAACCCCTGCCCGGTCTCCCATGTTCGATAGTGATGTGGAGGACAGTCCAGAAACGTCCACCGAGGATGAGGAAAGCATTCCAGTGCCAGCAGCTTCTAGGGAATCAAC ACCAACACAGTCATCCGGTCGAAAATTTCTCAGCATGGTTGATAAATTAGCGGCAAATAAATACTTTCAGCAT GCTGCTGAGTTGTCATACGTTCGTCGGGCCATGGAGGGTGTATCTAACACCGAGATCCGGTTGATGGTCAGTGTGTCAAGCATTGAAGGCTGTTTATCCATTAACATTCCACCCCCACCGTCCGATCGTTTGTGGTACGGTTTCAAACcaattccaaaaattaatttagatgCGAGACCAGCAGTTGGTGAGCGCGCAGTCAATATTGGATACGTAACTAATTGGATAAAGACGAAATTACTGAAGGAATTTGATAAAGTGGTTGTACTTCCGAATATGGATGATCTTGTGATACCATTATGCCCGAATTTTCCATACGTGCGTTGA
- the LOC135164217 gene encoding meteorin-like protein, producing the protein MKRIMCGGTLVFLVVILGLRVNSAPTHVPHNLPTDQCDWSGSGGGGREVRPVYLRCSRGTVSWRYPRGALRVVLSGGGDGRSFRGCIKVTGPARVYLEGKGTLRPVYAPGDGEHEALHRCFHSRGQLAALYVEADEPTPGHTTVKLRYDLELESVDENGKIVRRNDEDECRPCTKEELAETYCKSDLVARGTVSAVERRQDLDAAELVLRVTKTLRRVEENEENEVDSGDLGVEREIRVRVSKACDARHGHGEFVIMAKKRLGDLTLACAPRLEAWAEAVRELQSAPCLLRS; encoded by the exons ATGAAGAGGATCATGTGCGGGGGGACTCTGGTGTTCCTTGTGGTGATTTTGGGATTGAGAGTGAATTCAGCACCTACTCATGTGCCACACAATTTACCTACTGACCAGTGTGATTGGAGTGGAAG TGGTGGTGGCGGCAGAGAAGTTCGTCCAGTTTATTTACGATGCTCACGTGGTACCGTATCTTGGCGTTACCCCCGGGGTGCACTGAGGGTGGTACTGTCTGGTGGTGGTGACGGCAGGAGTTTTCGTGGCTGTATCAAAGTAACAGGCCCAGCTAGAGTTTACCTCGAGGGTAAAGGCACATTGAGACCGGTTTATGCGCCAGGAGATGGTGAACACGAGGCACTACATCGTTGCTTTCACTCGAGGGGACAGCTTGCCGCCCTATACGTGGAGGCGGATGAGCCCACGCCCGGTCATACCACTGTTAAACTGCGCTATGATCTTGAACTCGAGTCTGTCGAcgagaatggaaaaatagtCAGGAGGAATGATGAGGACGAGTGTAGGCCATGCACTAAGGAGGAATTAGCTGAGACTTATTGTAAGAGTGATCTCGTTGCTAGGGGTACAGTTAGTGCTGTTGAGAGACGACAGGATCTTGATGCTGCGGAACTTGTCCTCAGAGTTACCAAGACTCTCAGGCGGGTCGAGGAGAATGAG GAAAACGAAGTAGACTCTGGTGATCTTGGAGTCGAGAGGGAGATCAGGGTGCGTGTATCCAAGGCCTGCGATGCTCGTCATGGTCATGGGGAATTTGTGATAATGGCAAAGAAGAGGCTTGGGGATCTGACATTGGCTTGTGCCCCCAGGCTTGAAGCCTGGGCTGAGGCTGTCAGAGAACTCCAGAGCGCGCCCTGTCTCCTCAGGAGTTAA
- the LOC135164206 gene encoding N6-adenosine-methyltransferase catalytic subunit: MSDAFEEIQAIKIKRNSLREKLQKRKRERNELFTLTALPSSTTSGLVADTGRTSESNASLSHRGKYNEYERDILGILHESLPDTPITSADLSVQLRKNLSADVLHSDVKTILEKLAGQDVLKMKEVTEDGVLGYTVLSIVETPNKTEESNANDTPDNESHDKTDDDELEDEDVDGPPEKHAKQDQKNAEDIMSLILMPTIREKESKKVGEQILDLLSKQTSKEKSLAERFRSQGGAQVMEFCPHGTRVDCTKLNGGATAKCKKLHFKKIIQGHTDESLGDCSFLNTCFHMDTCKYVHYEVDGSTALSKESSTDSENGNPPSTTTKASDNQGSVSSPASGTELTLYPPQWIQCDLRYLDMTVLGKFAVIMADPPWDIHMELPYGTMSDDEMRQLGIPALQDEGLLFLWVTGRAMELGRECLQLWGYERVDEIIWVKTNQLQRIIRTGRTGHWLNHGKEHCLVGMKGNPRINRGLDSDVIVAEVRATSHKPDEIYGIIERMSPSTRKIELFGRPHNVQPNWITLGNQVDGVHLIDPVLIKAFRKRYPDGNSMKPNKS, translated from the exons ATGTCAGACGCTTTTGAAGAAATTCAggctattaaaataaaaagaaacagTTTACGGGAGAAATTACAAAAGAGAAAACGAGAgaggaatgaattatttactttGACTGCTCTACCGTCGTCTACCACAAGTGGATTAGTTGCTGATACTGGCAGGACAAGTG AATCCAATGCTTCCTTATCACATCGAGGGAAGTACAATGAATACGAAAGAGATATCTTGGGTATTCTGCACGAGAGTCTTCCTGACACTCCAATCACATCAGCTGATCTCAGCGTTCAACTGAGGAAGAATCTGAGTGCTGATGTGCTCCACAGTGATGTCAAAACAATTCTGGAGAAATTGGCAGGTCAAGATGTTCTCAA AATGAAAGAGGTCACCGAGGATGGAGTTCTGGGGTACACAGTTCTATCCATCGTTGAAACCCCCAATAAAACCGAAGAATCGAATGCCAATGACACCCCAGACAATGAATCCCACGATAAGACCGATGACGACGAACTTGAAGATGAGGATGTTGATGGGCCACCGGAGAAACACGCCAAACAAGACCAGAAGAATGCCGAGGACATCATGTCTCTTATACTCATGCCCACAATTAGGGAAAAGGAGAGCAAAAAGGTTGGGGAGCAGATTCTGGATCTTCTTTCTAAGCAAACGTCCAAAGAAAAATCACTGGCAGAGAGGTTTAGGTCTCAGGGAGGGGCTCAAGTGATGGAGTTTTGTCCACATGGTACTAGGGTTGACTGCACCAAACTGAATGGGGGAGCTACGGCTAAATGCAAAAAGctacattttaaaaaaattattcagggaCACACTGACGAATCTTTGGGGGACTGCAGCTTTTTGAACACTTGTTTTCATATGGACACATGCAA ATATGTACACTACGAAGTAGACGGTTCGACAGCACTTTCCAAAGAGTCCTCAACAGACTCAGAAAATGGTAATCCCCCAAGCACAACGACAAAAGCCTCAGACAATCAGGGATCAGTGTCATCTCCAGCATCAGGCACAGAACTGACTCTCTATCCTCCCCAATGGATCCAGTGTGACTTGAGGTACCTAGACATGACGGTTTTGGGTAAATTTGCTGTGATAATGGCAGATCCTCCTTGGGATATTCACATGGAGCTGCCTTATGGTACCATGTCTGATGACGAAATGCGTCAGTTGGGAATCCCAGCTCTTCAGGACGAGGGTTTGCTCTTCCTGTGGGTAACGGGCAGAGCCATGGAGCTCGGCAGGGAGTGTCTCCAGCTATGGGGGTACGAGAGAGTTGACGAAATCATTTGGGTGAAGACGAATCAGCTCCAAAGGATCATCAGGACAGGGAGGACTGGTCACTGGCTGAACCATGGTAAGGAGCACTGTCTCGTTGGGATGAAAGGCAATCCCCGGATCAATAGGGGCCTCGACTCCGACGTTATTGTTGCTGAAGTGCGTGCGACGAGCCACAAACCCGACGAAATTTACGGTATAATCGAGAGAATGAGCCCCAGCACTAGGAAAATCGAATTATTTGGAAGACCACACAATGTTCAACCTAATTGGATAACGTTGGGTAACCAGGTGGATGGAGTACATCTCATTGATCCAGTCCTCATAAAAGCGTTTAGGAAACGTTATCCAgatggaaattcaatgaaacccAACAAATCGTGA
- the LOC135164209 gene encoding rho guanine nucleotide exchange factor 3-like encodes MTDEFDENADETFQEPRKRFWQRSSRKRTKSDAISISSMDISLDSTMMKRKKRRRITEFATNLLSSSATTSRLSNVLQRSFGFQPNNSISMIDEEVDVGSSKRTRSGCERAGNLAIRSWVTDVAGYCEASPKLSRIGRGEVKRQEAIYELYCGENVLLNDLTTLKETYYEPLQLTDIFTPSELRTMFGDLDMLIHVHSKLRDDLIELRDTSGITDIIGPTLLEWLPTLTDPYVEKCRSQILAKHVLDEKRLRSKKFQEFLKRKMESPRAVDLWTYLDAARSRVVKYPLLVNEILKRTPAGHEDRCFLDEAKIQLSQLLEKIDKAMGDADCELARSKINVKDEYDPEGCVAAAKELITEGQLKDSRGLKLHCFLFDTCLALTRRILRSRAKNYNLSQLVIPKAQLKFDPDCEGNVCAFKIGERSFFARDEHDKRHWMDAFEKVHRAPRASITKKSIDKGDKGANEESAVSRVLREKKLSKRTVRERPI; translated from the exons ATGACTGATGAGTTTGACGAAAATGCGGACGAGACCTTTCAGGAACCTCGAAAGAGGTTTTGGCAG AGATCCTCTAGAAAGAGGACTAAAAGTGATGCCATTAGTATTAGTTCTATGGATATATCCCTGGATTCTACAAtgatgaagaggaaaaaacgTCGGAGAATAACAGAATTCGCCACAAATCTATTGTCTTCCTCGGCAACGACTAGCAGACTGAGTAATGTATTACAGAGGTCTTTTGGATTTCAGCCGAACAATTCAATATCGATGATCGATGAGGAAGTCGATGTTGGCTCGAGTAAGAG GACGAGAAGTGGATGTGAACGTGCCGGCAACTTAGCGATCCGCAGTTGGGTTACAGACGTCGCCGGTTACTGTGAGGCATCCCCCAAGCTCAGTCGCATAGGAAGAGGTGAGGTAAAACGTCAAGAAGCTATTTATGAGCTGTATTGCGGTGAGAACGTTCTCCTCAACGATCTGACCACCCTGAAGGAGACCTATTACGAGCCTCTGCAACTGACCGACATATTCACCCCCTCCGAGCTACGCACTATGTTCGGGGACCTAGACATGTTGATCCATGTTCACAGTAAACTGCGAGACGATCTGATCGAGCTGAGGGATACCTCCGGCATCACTGACATCATTGGTCCGACTCTGCTCGAATGGCTGCCAACCCTTACAGATCCCTACGTGGAAAAATGTCGATCCCAGATTCTGGCCAAGCACGTTCTCGATGAGAAGCGTCTCAGGAGCAAGAAATTCCAGGAgtttttgaagagaaaaatggaaTCCCCAAGGGCAGTCGATCTGTGGACGTATCTTGATGCTGCCAGATCTCGAGTTGTTAAATATCCTCTTCTGGTAAATGAAATCTTGAAGAGGACTCCGGCGGGACATGAGGACCGTTGCTTTTTAGATGAAGCGAAAATTCAGTTGTCTCAACTATTGGAGAAAATAGATAAAGCTATGGGTGACGCTGATTGCGAGCTGGCGAGGTCAAAAATTAACGTGAAAGATGAGTACGATCCTGAAGGATGTGTAGCAGCAGCTAAAGAGCTGATCACCGAGGGACAGCTGAAGGACTCAAGGGGACTGAAACTTCACTGCTTCTTATTCGACACGTGTCTGGCCTTAACTCGCCGAATTTTGAGATCCAGAGCGAAAAATTATAATCTCTCACAATTAGTCATTCCGAAGGCTCAACTAAAATTCGATCCTGATTGCGAGGGGAATGTCTGTGCCTTTAAAATTGGAGAGCGATCATTCTTCGCGAGGGATGAACATGATAAAAGACACTGGATGGATGCTTTTGAGAAGGTGCATCGGGCTCCAAGAGCTtcgataacaaaaaaatcaatagataaGGGGGATAAAGGTGCTAATGAGGAGTCTGCTGTCTCTCGAGTTcttagagagaaaaaacttTCCAAGAGAACTGTCAGAGAACGTCCAATCTGA
- the LOC135164219 gene encoding uncharacterized protein LOC135164219 isoform X2, with translation MSSTDDFRKSGKTPKAPTEGLDYTLGSDRTETTGSSGHYINQSSKHEQAERYLADRKIYELFNFLIGHLLADEPDDPIEYLDTLLTKCMLFKSDMDEPPLLFTSRHIASLFQSMNPSGNGVLTLQQYRTGMKTLGITNYNQRPVECTPGHVDRQTFEDEARSLK, from the exons ATGAGTAGCACCGACGATTTCAGAAAAAGCGGTAAAACACCAAAAGCCCCGACGGAAGGGCTAGATTACACCCTGGGCTCAGATCGTACGGAAACAACGGGCTCAAGCGGCCATTACATT AATCAATCGAGCAAACATGAGCAAGCAGAGCGCTATCTCGCCGATCGCAAGATCTACGaactctttaattttttaataggcCATTTGCTGGCAGACGAGCCTGACGATCCTATCGAGTACCTGGACACTCTTCTCACCAAGTGTATGCTCTTCAAATCGGATATGGACGAGCCACCGCTGCTCTTCACCAGCCG CCACATCGCGAGCTTATTTCAAAGTATGAATCCATCTGGCAATGGTGTACTTACCCTCCAGCAATACAGGACTGGCATGAAGACCCTCGGAATCACCAACTACAATCAGCGTCCAGTTGAGTGCACACCAGGTCACGTTGACAGGCAAACCTTTGAGGACGAAGC GCGCTCGCTGAAATAG
- the LOC135164219 gene encoding uncharacterized protein LOC135164219 isoform X1, whose product MSSTDDFRKSGKTPKAPTEGLDYTLGSDRTETTGSSGHYINQSSKHEQAERYLADRKIYELFNFLIGHLLADEPDDPIEYLDTLLTKCMLFKSDMDEPPLLFTSRHIASLFQSMNPSGNGVLTLQQYRTGMKTLGITNYNQRPVECTPGHVDRQTFEDEAKKCLIQALAEIVGKCD is encoded by the exons ATGAGTAGCACCGACGATTTCAGAAAAAGCGGTAAAACACCAAAAGCCCCGACGGAAGGGCTAGATTACACCCTGGGCTCAGATCGTACGGAAACAACGGGCTCAAGCGGCCATTACATT AATCAATCGAGCAAACATGAGCAAGCAGAGCGCTATCTCGCCGATCGCAAGATCTACGaactctttaattttttaataggcCATTTGCTGGCAGACGAGCCTGACGATCCTATCGAGTACCTGGACACTCTTCTCACCAAGTGTATGCTCTTCAAATCGGATATGGACGAGCCACCGCTGCTCTTCACCAGCCG CCACATCGCGAGCTTATTTCAAAGTATGAATCCATCTGGCAATGGTGTACTTACCCTCCAGCAATACAGGACTGGCATGAAGACCCTCGGAATCACCAACTACAATCAGCGTCCAGTTGAGTGCACACCAGGTCACGTTGACAGGCAAACCTTTGAGGACGAAGC aaaaaaatgtctcataCAGGCGCTCGCTGAAATAGTGGGCAAATGTGACTGA